Proteins from a genomic interval of Lolium perenne isolate Kyuss_39 chromosome 1, Kyuss_2.0, whole genome shotgun sequence:
- the LOC127330716 gene encoding uncharacterized protein, translating into MARDKIAAEQASAKLQTQTEAEKSSEAPEGRASPTPAGSGEGNGAGKRPIKKRKTLKTRVPVGTSMGQRTMLKDYLRIHRIDVVCLQETIKNDFTDQELRSLEVGENFFWCWLPANGHSGGILLGFRDSVFDVGAVDMGNYFLNATILCKADRTKLMIMGIYGPADHARSNDFLSEISQKIAQVEVPILMGGDFNLLRDAEDKNNNRITWARLDAFNDAIARWGLREVPRSGARYTWTNKQLNPVRCVLDRVFIAPALDLQFPLCSLVAETSLGSDHTPLIFDSGQEVICKSNRFFFETGWLERENFWGTLSSFWESLSCSVGGRDILDWWKFMSSGLRQKLKGWSSNNGREAKQHKQALLTQIKGLDEKADSFGLEGEEWAYRYHLEEQLLEIFREEEEYWRQRGRVRWLLQGDANTAYFHAVANGRRRKCSITRLISPEGPITDKHLIQEHIYDFYRGLMGSTEPRGCSLAARTWGTEARVSRAENEELLRTYSEAELEQIMCEMKSDTAPGPDGFPTLFFKKFWQLVKHGVLHIVNDFLLGRIDIARLNFGVLSLIPKVPGADHISQFIPIALINVIFKIVSKAVAFKLDPIANRVISPNQTAFIKGRFILDGVLALHETVHEMRKQKSAGILLKIDFEKAYDRVNWEFLSEGVIPHLIPGGLTHLQYADDTIILINDDTQIANLKFLLMCFEDMSGLKINYHKSEVIVMGRDTSRQQVVADSLNCKLGTFPFIYLGLPISDGKLTMEQWLFLVRKLAAKVEPWWGKFMSSGGRLILSNSCLANLPTFAMGLFLLQDGIHSKFDSHRARFYWEGVGPKRRYHLVNWPAVCRPKAFGGLGITNSRLMNVALMLKWVWKLYQPSVAIWAKIIKAKYPTAEDIFAGLRGSAPNPFRRHLDQENVNSWQELRELIDNTTLSSGPGEVVWNLEQSGTYSVSSMYAKLSQGTTVAHFKDVWAAKIPLKIRIFSWQLILDRLPSSANLAHIHGPALDAAGEN; encoded by the exons ATGGCGCGTGACAAAATAGCTGCGGAGCAAGCCTCTGCCAAGTTGCAGACGCAGACCGAGGCAGAGAAGTCTTCGGAAGCTCCCGAGGGACGGGCTTCCCCCACACCAGCGGGATCTGGTGAGGGGAATGGGGCTGGCAAGCGGCCGATCAAGAAAAGGAAGACTCTGAAAACAAGGGTGCCAGTTGGCACGTCAATG GGGCAGCGAACCATGCTCAAGGACTACTTAAGGATTCACAGGATAGATGTGGTGTGCCTTCAAGAAACTATCAAGAACGACTTCACGGACCAAGAGCTCAGGAGTTTGGAGGTGGGTGAGAATTTTTTCTGGTGTTGGCTTCCAGCCAATGGTCATTCGGGCGGTATTCTGCTTGGCTTCAGGGACAGTGTGTTTGATGTTGGAGCTGTGGACATGGGCAATTACTTCCTCAACGCTACTATCCTTTGCAAGGCTGACAGAACTAAGCTGATGATCATGGGGATCTACGGCCCAGCCGATCATGCACGCTCCAATGACTTCCTCTCTGAAATCTCCCAGAAGATAGCTCAGGTGGAGGTGCCGATCCTCATGGGAGGGGACTTTAACCTACTAAGGGATGCAGAGGACAAGAATAATAACAGGATCACCTGGGCCAGATTGGACGCTTTTAATGACGCCATCGCTCGTTGGGGCCTTCGGGAAGTACCGAGATCAGGGGCGAGGTACACTTGGACTAATAAACAGTTGAACCCGGTTCGCTGTGTGCTTGATAGGGTCTTTATTGCTCCAGCTTTGGACCTTCAATTCCCTCTGTGTTCTTTGGTGGCGGAAACAAGTTTGGGTTCTGACCACACACCGCTTATTTTCGACAGCGGACAGGAGGTGATTTGCAAGAGCAACAGGTTCTTCTTTGAAACGGGCTGGTTGGAAAGAGAGAATTTTTGGGGGACCTTGTCCTCTTTCTGGGAGAGCCTTTCTTGCTCGGTCGGAGGAAGGGATATCCTCGACTGGTGGAAGTTTATGAGCTCGGGACTCCGGCAAAAGCTTAAAGGGTGGAGTTCCAATAACGGCAGAGAGGCGAAGCAGCACAAACAAGCGTTGTTGACCCAGATCAAGGGGTTGGACGAGAAAGCTGACTCCTTTGGCCTTGAAGGCGAGGAATGGGCCTACCGTTACCATCTTGAAGAGCAACTCCTAGAGATCTTCAGAGAAGAGGAGGAATATTGGCGGCAAAGGGGAAGAGTCAGATGGTTACTTCAAGGAGATGCGAACACTGCCTACTTTCATGCGGTCGCCAATGGGAGGCGCAGAAAATGCAGTATTACTCGCCTCATCTCGCCCGAGGGGCCTATCACGGACAAACATCTTATCCAGGAACATATTTATGACTTCTATCGGGGTCTGATGGGATCCACTGAACCCAGAGGTTGCTCCCTGGCCGCCAGAACTTGGGGTACGGAGGCCAGAGTGTCCAGAGCCGAGAATGAAGAACTCTTGAGGACATATTCGGAGGCTGAGTTGGAGCAGATCATGTGTGAGATGAAATCGGATACTGCTCCGGGCCCGGACGGCTTTCCAACTCTTTTCTTCAAGAAATTTTGGCAGTTGGTCAAACACGGGGTGCTGCATATTGTGAACGACTTCTTACTGGGAAGAATCGATATCGCTAGGCTCAACTTTGGGGTGCTTTCCCTGATTCCGAAGGTTCCGGGTGCTGACCACATCTCTCAATTCATCCCCATTGCCCTTATCAATgtgatttttaaaattgtttCCAAAGCAGTGGCCTTTAAACTCGATCCTATTGCCAACAGAGTCATTAGCCCTAATCAAACAGCCTTTATCAAAGGGAGATTCATCCTGGATGGAGTCCTCGCCCTGCATGAAACTGTGCATGAGATGCGGAAACAGAAATCAGCTGGCATCCTGCTGAAGATTGATTTCGAGAAGGCTTACGATAGAGTGAACTGGGAGTTCCTCTCCGAG GGCGTGATCCCGCATCTGATCCCTGGAGGGCTCACCCACCTGCAGTACGCCGACGATACTATCATCTTGATCAACGATGACACCCAGATAGCTAACCTCAAGTTCCTGCTGATGTGTTTCGAAGATATGTCGGGTCTTAAGATCAATTACCACAAGTCTGAAGTGATCGTGATGGGCAGAGATACTTCGAGACAGCAAGTTGTGGCGGACTCCCTGAATTGCAAGCTAGGGACGTTCCCATTCATATACCTTGGGCTCCCAATCTCAGATGGGAAGCTTACCATGGAGCAATGGCTGTTCCTCGTTAGAAAGCTTGCTGCCAAGGTGGAGCCTTGGTGGGGCAAATTCATGTCCTCTGGGGGAAGATTGATCTTGTCGAATTCGTGCCTCGCCAACCTCCCTACTTTTGCCATGGGGCTGTTCCTTCTTCAGGACGGCATTCACTCCAAATTTGACTCGCACCGTGCTAGATTCTATTGGGAGGGTGTCGGCCCTAAACGTAGATACCACTTGGTGAATTGGCCCGCGGTCTGCCGTCCCAAAGCCTTTGGGGGGCTGGGCATTACAAACTCCAGGCTTATGAATGTGGCCCTGATGTTAAAATGGGTTTGGAAGCTGTACCAACCATCAGTCGCTATTTGGGCTAAGATCATAAAAGCCAAGTACCCGACCGCGGAGGATATCTTTGCAG GTCTGCGGGGGTCTGCGCCCAATCCGTTTCGGCGCCACCTTGATCAGGAGAACGTTAACAGTTGGCAGGAACTCAGAGAGTTGATTGATAACACCACCCTTTCTAGCGGTCCTGGCGAGGTTGTCTGGAACCTAGAGCAGTCCGGGACATACTCTGTCAGCTCTATGTATGCGAAGCTGTCGCAAGGGACGACAGTGGCGCATTTTAAGGACGTGTGGGCTGCCAAGATCCCGCTCAAAATTCGCATTTTCTCTTGGCAACTCATTCTGGACAGACTGCCCTCCAGTGCGAATCTGGCTCACATCCATGGCCCTG CATTGGATGCCGCTGGCGAGAACTAA